One part of the Oncorhynchus kisutch isolate 150728-3 linkage group LG22, Okis_V2, whole genome shotgun sequence genome encodes these proteins:
- the LOC116356306 gene encoding putative uncharacterized protein FLJ46204 yields the protein TNTHTHSHTHSHTHIHTHTHTNTHTHSHTHTHSHTNTHTHTHTHSHTNTNTHSHTHTHTHTHSHTNTNTHTHSHTNTHTHNHSHTHTHTHSHTHTHSHTNTHTHTHSHTHTHTHTHTHSHTHSHTHTHSHTSTHTHTHSHT from the coding sequence ACTAACACCCACACCCACTCCCACACCCACTCCCACACCCACATCCACACCCACACTCACACTAACACCCACACCCactcccacacccacacccactcccacaccaacactcacactcacacccacacccactcccacaccaacaccaacacccactcccacacccacactcacacccacacccactcccacaccaacaccaacacccacacccacTCCCACACCAACACTCACACCCACaaccactcccacacacacacccacactcactctcacacccACACCCATTCCCACACCAACACtcacacccacacccactcccacacccacacacacacccacacccacactcactctcacacccactcccacacccacacccactcccACACCAGCACtcacacccacacccactcccacacc